One genomic region from Vitis riparia cultivar Riparia Gloire de Montpellier isolate 1030 chromosome 17, EGFV_Vit.rip_1.0, whole genome shotgun sequence encodes:
- the LOC117904986 gene encoding lipid phosphate phosphatase 2-like: protein MQENQMGGHTIKSHGAKVARIHMHDWLILILLIVIDVILNLIEPFHRFVGEEMMIDLKYPMKDNTVPVWAVPIIAILLPFAAILANYFYRRNVYDLHHATLGLLYSVLITGVITDAIKDAVGRPRPNFFWRCFPNGAALFDPLTKNVICHGDKGVIKEGHKSFPSGHTSWCFAGLSFLSWYLSGKIRAFDRKGHIAKLAIVLLPLLMAALVGVSRVDDYWHHWQDVFVGGLIGMTVASFCYLQCFPFPHVKDGWAPHAYFQVLAEGNHVQSSSTRIPSLRLRQPEIETAYMQPGFSRESTGNDCHSTSPILDAMENGRRF from the exons ATGCAAGAGAATCAGATGGGAGGTCATACTATAAAATCTCATGGAGCCAAGGTGGCAAGGATACATATGCATGACTGGCTGATTCTGATACTTCTTATTGTTATAGATGTTATTTTAAATCTCATTGAGCCCTTTCATCGCTTTGTTGGGGAAGAGATGATGATAGATCTGAAATACCCAATGAAAGACAATACTGTACCTGTTTGGGCTGTTCCA ATTATTGCAATATTGTTGCCTTTTGCAGCTATTCTTGCAAATTACTTTTACAGAAGGAATGTTTACGATCTACACCATGCAACATTAG GCCTCCTCTATTCTGTTCTAATAACTGGAGTTATAACGGATGCAATTAAAGATGCTGTTGGTCGGCCACGACCGAACTTCTTCTGGCGGTGTTTCCCCAATGGAGCTGCA TTGTTTGATCCTCTAACAAAGAATGTCATCTGTCATGGAGACAAGGGTGTTATAAAGGAAGGACACAAAAGTTTCCCTAGTGGGCACACTTCAT GGTGCTTTGCAGGTCTGAGTTTCCTCTCTTGGTATTTATCAGGGAAAATTAGAGCATTTGATCGCAAGGGCCATATAGCAAAACTCGCTATTGTATTGCTTCCATTGCTTATGGCAGCTCTTGTTGGAGTTTCTCGTGTGGATGACTATTGGCATCATTGGCAGGATGTTTTTGTTGGAGGTCTCATAG GAATGACTGTAGCTTCATTTTGCTACCTGCAATGCTTTCCTTTCCCACATGTTAAGGATG GTTGGGCACCACATGCCTATTTTCAAGTTTTGGCAGAGGGGAACCATGTTCAGTCCTCATCCACAAGAATTCCCTCTCTTAGATTAAGGCAGCCAGAGATTGAGACCGCATATATGCAACCTGGATTTAGCAGAGAAAGCACAGGAAACGATTGTCATTCTACAAGCCCGATTCTTGATGCAATGGAAAATGGGAGGAGATTTTGA
- the LOC117903973 gene encoding UDP-N-acetylglucosamine--N-acetylmuramyl-(pentapeptide) pyrophosphoryl-undecaprenol N-acetylglucosamine transferase, producing the protein MHISQQLPPPPMASISSPISISPKLPIFPKYSPLFPSPLSFPTKSRKLRVFCCLALDHQQNCSANVEPSADLRVVFASGGTGGHIYPAVAIADEIKIINPNAQILFLGTGHGMESTAVPSAGYDFDSIPAVPLARPIFSPQNVLLPYRLIKSMVQCYRRLRDFDPDIVVGTGGYVSFPVCLAAALKGLKLVIQEQNSVPGIANWVLSWFADQVFVAFNSSIDYFPKHKCIVSGNPVRLSVRRYVSKAAARLHFFPSYVNSGNLEAKVVLVLGGSLGANAINIAMLNLYYQMLLEHKNLFIIWQTGIEAFDEMESLVKNHPHLVLSPFLHNMDLAYAAADLVVSRAGAMTCTEILATGKPSILIPSPNVAEGHQFKNAILMADLAGSRVITEDELDSTTLRIAIEEILDDPSLMADMCERALKVAKPHASAEIAHHIISLAKMSRAKK; encoded by the exons ATGCATATTTCCCAACAACTCCCTCCACCTCCCATGGCTTCCATCTCCTCCCCCATCTCCATTTCCCCCAAACTCCCCATTTTTCCAAAATACTCCCCCCTCTTTCCTTCTCCTCTCTCTTTTCCAACCAAATCCAG GAAGCTCAGGGTCTTCTGTTGCTTAGCATTAGATCATCAACAAAATTGCTCAGCCAATGTCGAACCCTCAGCTGATCTTCGTGTGGTGTTCGCCAGTGGTGGTACCGGCGGCCACATTTACCCAGCCGTCGCCATCGCGGATGAGATCAAGATCATTAACCCTAACGCTCAAATCCTCTTCCTCGGCACCGGTCACGGTATGGAGAGCACGGCCGTTCCTTCCGCCGGCTACGATTTCGATTCCATTCCTGCCGTCCCACTGGCCCGGCCGATCTTCTCCCCCCAAAACGTCCTCCTCCCTTACCGTCTGATCAAATCGATGGTCCAATGTTACCGCCGTTTGCGTGACTTCGACCCCGATATTGTGGTCGGCACCGGCGGCTACGTCTCGTTCCCGGTTTGTCTGGCGGCTGCGCTGAAAGGATTGAAATTGGTGATCCAGGAGCAGAACTCGGTGCCCGGGATCGCGAATTGGGTGCTTTCGTGGTTCGCTGATCAGGTTTTTGTTGCCTTCAATTCATCTATTGACTACTTCCCAAAGCACAAGTGTATTGTAAGTGGCAATCCGGTGAGGTTATCGGTGAGGCGCTATGTTTCGAAGGCGGCAGCAAGGTTGCATTTCTTTCCAAGTTATGTGAATTCAGGGAATTTGGAGGCGAAGGTAGTGTTGGTTCTTGGAGGTTCTTTAGGAGCCAATGCTATCAACATTGCAATGTTGAATTTGTACTATCAAATGCTGTTGGAGCACAAGAACTTGTTTATCATTTGGCAGACAGGTATCGAGGCTTTTGATGAGATGGAAAGCCTTGTTAAGAATCATCCACATTTGGTTTTGTCCCC GTTCTTGCACAATATGGATTTAGCATATGCAGCTGCAGATCTTGTTGTTTCTAGAGCTGGTGCAATGACTTGCACTGAGATCTTGGCCACTGGGAAACCTTCTATTCTG ATACCATCACCAAATGTTGCTGAAGGACATCAATTCAAAAATGCCATTTTAATGGCAGATTTAGCAGGTTCAAGAGTTATAACTGAAGATGAACTTGATTCAACTACTCTTAGAATTGCAATTGAGGAGATTCTAG ATGATCCAAGTCTCATGGCAGACATGTGTGAGCGGGCTCTAAAGGTTGCAAAGCCCCATGCTTCTGCAGAGATTGCACATCATATTATCTCTCTAGCCAAGATGTCAAGAGCCAAGAAGTGA
- the LOC117904399 gene encoding uncharacterized protein LOC117904399, which yields MDPSPPPLPPHPITITTMQLNYPESADSSPKKADTWEEPLPPVPGARLRLMCSFGGHIIPRPHDKTLCYMGGETRMIVVDRSSSLADLSSRISRTLLNGRGFTLKYQLPNEDLDNLISVTTNEDLDNMIEEHDRITSASPLKSSRLRLFIFLAKPETAASMGSLLDDAKSETWFVDALNGAGLLPRGLSDSAAIDCFLDRDASGDSCTHVEAQTDSLCNTKHGKSGQEVHSVPSSPMVETASSFGSSSSSPSMANLPPIRVRAEDGGLRLHDHKVGLEEEFAYMSTNPQTVVQKQDEGFVVLSAPPPLPSSAIVGGTAAAAAAAAAESGENPSRGFSDDERSDQGVRIRFRKPPLPLQPVQRRLDDGFNLPSPDSKHGGGLNFPSPDSVASDSSIASATSFSKSIAYQDLVHVTTKDNKPPIPIDPKKDTPDMSSQIQQQQVQDSSYILPSQAADLQQQQPVVHASMHYIHHPPTGPAVPISSYYPMYAPTPQNQQQLHHQMDQQYPVYLLPITQPQTYNLPLQSNVATDSTAVAPGRALTPSGVYKEISTPPIYPAKPEMAASVYRTVGTATPPLVQVPSNQFHQQQQYVGFSQLHHPPQSIAAAAPNYAFEYAHPAQDQAYYTHHSVAPLPPQYQTLTSTAAVALSEASAQLPIDNTMQQIRTSQNHHD from the exons ATGGATCCATCACCACCGCCTCTTCCTCCCCATCCCATCACCATCACCACTATGCAGCTCAACTATCCCGAATCCGCAGACTCTTCTCCCAAGAAGGCGGATACCTGGGAAGAGCCTCTTCCGCCGGTCCCAGGTGCCAGACTGCGTCTTATGTGCAGCTTCGGCGGCCACATTATCCCCCGCCCACATGACAAAACTCTCTGCTATATGGGCGGTGAGACCCGCATGATCGTGGTCGACCGCAGCTCTTCCTTGGCTGACCTTTCCTCTCGCATCTCCCGGACTCTACTCAATGGCCGCGGTTTTACCCTCAAGTACCAACTCCCCAATGAGGACCTGGACAATCTCATTTCAGTCACGACCAATGAAGATCTTGATAACATGATAGAAGAGCATGATAGAATCACGTCAGCTTCCCCTTTGAAATCCTCTCGCCTCCGGCTATTTATCTTCCTTGCGAAGCCTGAAACTGCCGCTTCCATGGGGTCTCTACTTGATGATGCCAAGTCTGAAACTTGGTTTGTTGATGCACTCAATGGCGCTGGGCTGCTTCCCAGAGGACTTTCTGATTCTGCGGCCATTGATTGCTTTCTTGATAGAGATGCTAGTGGCGATTCTTGTACACATGTGGAGGCGCAAACCGACTCTCTATGCAACACCAAGCATGGGAAGAGTGGGCAGGAGGTGCACTCGGTGCCTAGCTCACCTATGGTAGAGACTGCTTCGTCCTTTGGCTCATCTTCATCTTCGCCCTCCATGGCCAACCTGCCGCCTATTCGGGTGCGGGCTGAGGACGGTGGGCTTAGACTGCATGATCACAAGGTTGGTTTGGAGGAGGAGTTTGCATATATGAGTACTAATCCTCAAACTGTGGTGCAGAAACAAGATGAGGGGTTTGTTGTGCTGTCTGCTCCGCCCCCACTTCCCAGTTCTGCTATTGTTGGTGGAACTGCGGCTGCAGCTGCTGCAGCTGCTGCAGAATCTGGTGAGAACCCGAGCCGAGGTTTCTCCGATGATGAGAGATCCGATCAAGGGGTGAGGATTCGCTTCAGAAAACCTCCATTGCCACTGCAGCCAGTGCAACGAAGGCTCGATGATGGTTTCAATTTGCCTTCCCCAGATTCGAAACATGGTGGGGGATTAAATTTTCCATCCCCAGATTCAGTAGCAAG TGATAGTAGCATTGCGTCTGCAacatctttctcaaaatccaTAGCCTATCAAGACCTGGTTCATGTCACAACCAAAGACAACAAGCCTCCTATTCCAATTGATCCGAAGAAGGATACTCCAGACATGAGCTCTCAAATCCAGCAGCAACAAGTTCAGGATTCCAGCTACATATTGCCTTCACAAGCCGCGGATCTGCAGCAGCAGCAACCAGTAGTCCACGCCAGCATGCATTACATCCACCACCCACCAACAGGTCCTGCAGTGCCAATCTCATCATACTACCCAATGTATGCTCCAACACCACAAAATCAGCAGCAGCTTCATCACCAGATGGATCAGCAATATCCTGTGTACTTGTTGCCCATCACACAGCCACAAACTTACAACTTGCCACTGCAGTCCAATGTTGCAACTGACTCTACTGCTGTGGCTCCCGGCCGGGCACTCACACCTTCCGGGGTTTACAAAGAAATAAGTACTCCACCAATCTACCCTGCGAAACCAGAAATGGCTGCAAGTGTGTATAGAACAGTTGGCACTGCAACTCCACCTCTCGTCCAAGTTCCTTCCAATCAATTTCATCAGCAACAACAGTATGTGGGGTTCAGTCAGTTGCATCACCCACCACAGTCCATTGCTGCTGCCGCTCCTAATTATGCCTTTGAATACGCCCATCCTGCACAAGACCAGGCATACTACACTCACCATTCAGTTGCTCCATTGCCTCCCCAGTACCAAACGTTGACCTCAACCGCAGCAGTGGCATTATCCGAAGCCTCAGCACAGTTGCCGATAGACAACACCATGCAGCAGATCAGAACCTCACAAAACCACCATGACTGA